In Bacteroidia bacterium, a genomic segment contains:
- a CDS encoding Gfo/Idh/MocA family oxidoreductase produces METNVTRRKFLTSVSMLAAGSLMPLPAWGFGLGQKKLRIVLVGTGVRGTSFWGRRLVEQYSDLLEFVGLCDINPGRLAYAKTYMKVNCPTFTNFEEMLNQTKPDLIIVTTKDSTHHKFIIKGLDMGYDVLTEKPLTIDEQKCQAILDAERASGKNLIVGFNYRWSPYMTKIKELLAANSIGKVTSVDFHWYLNTYHGADYFRRWHGQRESSGTLWIHKATHHFDLLNWWIDSDPKEVHAYGSLEHYGSNGTLRGKSCRSCEHKKECKFYWDITKSDHMMKLYVDNEKHDGYVRDNCVFREEINIYDKMSAQIVYANNVVANYSLTTYSPFEGWRISFHGTEGYLEAWVDFPWLKNENLDQSSLHEAEMAQNQLEAADFEPMILHKTWGKFETVKVPVVRSGHGGGDERLHDKIFKNPDAPDPYRHSAGSRDGAMSILIGIAARKSIESGHPVRVAELTDLEPRAQRL; encoded by the coding sequence ATGGAGACAAACGTTACTCGTCGAAAATTTCTCACTTCTGTAAGCATGCTGGCCGCAGGCAGTCTGATGCCACTTCCAGCCTGGGGATTTGGACTTGGGCAAAAAAAACTCAGGATCGTTTTAGTCGGAACAGGCGTAAGAGGCACTTCCTTTTGGGGCCGGAGGCTGGTTGAGCAGTATTCGGATCTGCTCGAATTTGTCGGGCTCTGCGATATCAATCCCGGAAGGTTGGCTTATGCAAAAACGTATATGAAGGTAAATTGTCCGACGTTTACCAATTTTGAGGAAATGCTCAATCAGACCAAACCTGACCTGATCATCGTTACGACCAAAGATTCCACCCATCATAAGTTTATCATCAAAGGACTTGACATGGGATACGATGTTCTCACGGAAAAACCCCTTACGATTGACGAGCAAAAATGCCAGGCTATCCTGGACGCAGAGCGCGCGTCAGGTAAAAACCTGATTGTAGGCTTCAACTACCGATGGAGCCCTTATATGACAAAAATCAAGGAATTGCTGGCAGCCAACAGCATTGGAAAAGTAACCTCCGTAGACTTTCACTGGTACCTCAACACCTACCACGGAGCCGATTATTTCCGCAGATGGCATGGCCAACGGGAATCCAGCGGTACATTGTGGATCCACAAAGCCACTCACCACTTTGACCTGCTCAACTGGTGGATAGATTCCGATCCCAAAGAAGTTCATGCATATGGTTCGCTCGAACACTATGGAAGCAATGGAACATTGCGCGGGAAAAGCTGCCGGTCATGCGAACATAAAAAGGAGTGTAAATTTTACTGGGATATCACTAAAAGCGACCACATGATGAAGCTTTATGTGGACAATGAAAAACACGACGGCTATGTTCGGGACAACTGTGTTTTCCGGGAAGAGATCAATATCTACGACAAGATGTCTGCACAGATCGTCTATGCCAATAATGTAGTAGCCAACTATTCCCTTACAACCTACTCACCTTTTGAGGGATGGAGAATCTCATTTCATGGTACAGAAGGATACCTGGAAGCCTGGGTGGATTTTCCCTGGTTAAAAAACGAAAACCTCGATCAGTCTTCTCTGCATGAAGCAGAAATGGCCCAAAACCAGCTCGAAGCAGCAGACTTTGAGCCGATGATTCTTCACAAAACCTGGGGAAAATTTGAAACAGTAAAAGTGCCGGTTGTCAGAAGCGGGCACGGAGGGGGAGACGAAAGGCTTCACGACAAAATTTTCAAAAACCCCGATGCACCAGATCCTTACCGTCATTCTGCTGGTTCACGCGATGGCGCCATGTCCATTCTCATTGGTATTGCAGCCAGAAAAAGTATTGAATCTGGCCACCCGGTACGTGTTGCTGAGCTGACCGATCTTGAACCCAGAGCACAAAGACTCTAA
- a CDS encoding isoamylase early set domain-containing protein, whose product MSIKKSFQKNGLTCKVTFRLPADLVKNAEKVCLVGDFNEWQKDELPLKKLKSGDFSITLSLKQGQAYQFRYLINGENWINDPEADKYASAPYPGTENSVLLL is encoded by the coding sequence ATGAGTATCAAAAAGAGCTTTCAAAAAAACGGATTAACATGCAAAGTTACTTTTCGATTGCCTGCTGATCTGGTAAAAAACGCTGAGAAAGTCTGCCTTGTAGGTGATTTTAATGAGTGGCAGAAAGACGAACTCCCATTAAAGAAGCTGAAATCTGGTGATTTTTCTATCACCCTGAGCCTGAAACAAGGGCAGGCTTACCAGTTTAGATACCTGATAAATGGAGAGAACTGGATCAATGATCCGGAAGCTGACAAGTATGCTTCCGCGCCGTATCCAGGTACAGAAAATTCAGTGTTGTTGCTTTAA
- a CDS encoding arylsulfatase produces the protein MLFLNKSFLGITAFILLIFNFACQPDSETTTTPPPNIIFILADDLGYGDLSCYGQKKFQTPNLDKLAAEGIRFTQHYAGATVCAPSRSSLMTGLHTGHTFIRGNKEVQPEGQWPLADSIFTLAEMMKAQGYVTGAFGKWGLGYPGSEGDPNRQGFDEFLGYNCQRLAHNYYPRYLWHNQTQVSLPQNSGSFTGLYAPDYIQRKTLEFIEKNKDTSFFLYVPNTIPHAELLVPDSLIALFRGKLLPETPFIGTDDGENYRNGPYGSQAEPHAAFAAMVYLLDKQVGEIMDKLKSAGIDDNTLIIFTSDNGPHVEGGADPDYFDSNGPLKGYKRDLYEGGIRVPAIARWPGKISPGTTTDHISAFWDLMPTLAEITGAQVPPNIDGISWLPAALGKGEQAEHPYMYWEFHEKGGRVAIRKGKWKAIKYDYIARPEAAFELYDLSQDIGETQNLANAHPEILSEMETILKNARTDSEIFSFNKGK, from the coding sequence ATGCTTTTCCTCAATAAATCATTTTTGGGTATCACGGCCTTCATCCTGCTAATATTCAACTTCGCCTGTCAGCCCGATTCTGAAACTACTACAACTCCCCCCCCTAATATCATTTTTATATTGGCCGATGATCTGGGATATGGCGACCTCAGTTGTTATGGGCAGAAAAAATTTCAAACACCCAATCTGGACAAGCTGGCCGCAGAAGGTATCCGCTTCACGCAACACTACGCAGGAGCAACCGTATGTGCACCTTCCCGATCCTCCCTGATGACGGGCCTCCACACAGGACATACATTTATCCGCGGCAATAAAGAAGTTCAACCTGAAGGGCAATGGCCCCTGGCAGACAGCATTTTCACCCTGGCCGAAATGATGAAGGCGCAGGGATATGTTACGGGTGCTTTCGGAAAATGGGGGCTGGGTTATCCCGGATCAGAAGGAGATCCCAATCGCCAGGGATTTGATGAGTTTCTGGGCTATAATTGCCAACGGCTGGCCCACAATTACTATCCCCGGTATCTATGGCATAATCAAACACAGGTATCGCTACCGCAAAACTCCGGCTCCTTTACAGGATTATATGCACCGGACTATATTCAGCGTAAAACACTTGAGTTTATAGAGAAAAATAAAGACACTTCCTTTTTCCTGTATGTTCCCAATACTATTCCGCATGCCGAGCTGCTGGTGCCAGATTCTTTAATTGCATTGTTTAGGGGAAAACTTCTTCCCGAAACACCCTTTATCGGAACCGATGATGGCGAAAACTATCGCAATGGGCCTTACGGCTCTCAGGCAGAACCCCATGCAGCTTTTGCTGCAATGGTTTACCTGCTCGACAAACAAGTGGGCGAAATTATGGACAAACTGAAATCTGCGGGCATTGACGACAATACGCTGATCATTTTCACTTCAGACAACGGGCCCCATGTGGAGGGAGGAGCTGACCCCGACTATTTTGACAGCAATGGCCCGCTCAAAGGCTATAAGCGAGATCTGTATGAGGGCGGGATCAGGGTTCCGGCAATCGCCCGATGGCCGGGAAAAATAAGCCCGGGAACTACCACAGACCATATTTCGGCCTTTTGGGATCTGATGCCGACACTGGCAGAAATTACCGGGGCACAAGTCCCGCCAAACATCGACGGAATCTCCTGGTTACCCGCGGCGCTGGGAAAAGGCGAACAAGCAGAGCACCCGTATATGTACTGGGAATTCCATGAAAAAGGCGGCAGAGTCGCTATCCGAAAAGGAAAATGGAAAGCCATAAAATACGACTACATTGCCCGACCTGAAGCGGCATTTGAGCTCTATGACCTTAGCCAGGACATTGGAGAAACCCAAAATCTGGCAAACGCCCATCCCGAAATACTTTCAGAAATGGAGACGATTCTGAAAAACGCGCGGACAGACTCAGAAATATTTTCTTTCAACAAAGGAAAATAG
- a CDS encoding Gfo/Idh/MocA family oxidoreductase: protein MNGSRRKFLANTGKLAATAGLLTSGLGSLASEYPFTSNLKRFGPNDTIRLGIIGTGGRGTNLMESINEIPGMEVVACCDILPFRLESGMALAAKGAKGYDNYHKMLEDNSLDGIIISAPLYLHFEMAKASLEAGKHIYCEKTMTFTIDEAKKLGELLKSTDKVFQVGYQHRYNPIYKKINDVIHGDEFGPLSHIECYWNRNGNWRRPVPDPQFERIINWRMYKDYSGGLMAELSSHQINVVNWMLDASPVRIMGMGGIDYWKDGRETFDNTHAIFEYPDGVKASFTCLTTNEEMGFQMKFYGKNATIRLIRAEGYQATVTIEPAYLRQFKEEKKLDAVSAASPKWEAGKPMPLYQTEPGKEDSEPTKEALAGFGVCIRENKTPVVGYESGRKSAIAVALANKAIYSGEILNWKDYV from the coding sequence ATGAACGGCTCGAGAAGAAAATTTTTAGCAAATACTGGCAAACTTGCGGCCACCGCAGGATTATTAACAAGTGGATTAGGTTCCCTTGCCAGTGAATACCCCTTTACGTCCAACCTGAAAAGATTTGGACCAAATGATACCATTCGCCTCGGTATTATCGGTACTGGAGGCAGGGGAACAAACCTGATGGAATCCATCAATGAAATTCCCGGGATGGAAGTGGTTGCTTGTTGTGATATCCTGCCTTTCCGGCTCGAAAGTGGAATGGCCCTGGCAGCAAAAGGTGCCAAAGGGTATGACAATTATCACAAAATGCTGGAAGACAATTCGTTGGACGGCATCATTATCTCTGCCCCGCTTTATCTTCACTTCGAAATGGCCAAAGCTTCTCTGGAAGCGGGGAAACATATCTACTGCGAAAAAACCATGACCTTTACCATTGATGAGGCAAAAAAACTGGGAGAATTGCTAAAATCAACTGATAAGGTTTTCCAGGTGGGGTACCAGCACCGGTATAATCCCATCTACAAAAAAATCAATGACGTCATCCACGGCGATGAATTTGGGCCTCTTTCACATATTGAATGTTACTGGAACCGTAACGGCAACTGGCGCAGGCCTGTTCCTGACCCACAATTTGAGCGAATCATCAACTGGCGGATGTATAAAGATTATTCGGGCGGCCTGATGGCAGAATTATCTTCGCATCAGATCAATGTTGTCAACTGGATGCTCGATGCAAGCCCTGTGCGGATTATGGGAATGGGCGGAATTGATTACTGGAAAGATGGAAGAGAAACATTTGACAATACCCATGCGATTTTTGAATATCCGGATGGTGTTAAAGCCAGTTTTACCTGCCTGACGACCAATGAGGAAATGGGTTTTCAGATGAAGTTTTACGGTAAAAATGCCACGATCCGACTGATCCGTGCGGAAGGTTATCAGGCAACTGTAACGATAGAACCCGCATATCTGCGGCAATTCAAAGAAGAGAAAAAGCTCGATGCCGTTTCTGCAGCTTCGCCAAAGTGGGAAGCCGGAAAACCCATGCCTTTGTACCAGACTGAGCCGGGTAAAGAAGACAGTGAACCAACGAAGGAAGCGCTTGCAGGTTTTGGTGTGTGTATCAGGGAAAACAAAACCCCGGTGGTAGGTTATGAAAGTGGCAGAAAAAGCGCGATTGCAGTAGCACTTGCCAATAAGGCGATATATTCAGGGGAGATTTTGAATTGGAAAGATTATGTTTAA
- a CDS encoding aldose epimerase family protein has translation MKSAGDIQSFGKTRDGREAHLFHFRNRMGAELSLTNYGGTIISLKVPDREGNPGDIVLGFDNLADIEATRPFYGCIVGRYANRIAGGKFSLNGQTYPLAVNNGPNHLHGGLKGFDTHIWDAEPFSNDLGAGVILRYISKDGEEGYPGNLSVKVTYTLTEKNELRIDYTAETDQTTVINLTNHAFFNLKDCGATAILDHELQLFADQFTPVSNVMIPTGEIRPVKGTPLDFSHAMPIGARIHSQDEQIRFGNGYDHNYVVNNQEDELALVARVTEKYTGRVMEVFTTEPGVQFYTGNFLQGRKPGKYGIIYQNRSGFCLETQHFPDSPNQPAFPSTVLNPGEMYRSTTIYGFGTEK, from the coding sequence ATGAAAAGTGCAGGAGATATACAATCATTTGGGAAAACCAGAGATGGAAGGGAAGCGCATTTGTTTCACTTCAGAAACAGGATGGGTGCAGAATTGTCCCTTACCAATTACGGCGGGACAATTATTTCATTAAAGGTTCCTGACCGGGAGGGAAACCCTGGCGATATTGTTCTTGGTTTTGATAATCTGGCAGATATTGAGGCTACCCGCCCGTTTTATGGCTGTATTGTCGGAAGATATGCAAACCGGATTGCCGGCGGGAAATTTTCCTTAAACGGTCAAACTTACCCACTGGCGGTCAACAATGGCCCCAATCATTTACATGGCGGACTCAAAGGATTTGATACTCATATATGGGATGCCGAACCATTTTCCAACGACCTTGGAGCCGGAGTCATTCTTCGTTACATCAGCAAAGATGGCGAAGAAGGATATCCCGGAAACTTATCTGTGAAGGTGACCTACACCCTGACAGAAAAGAATGAACTGCGGATCGATTATACAGCGGAAACCGATCAGACTACGGTCATCAACCTTACCAACCACGCATTTTTCAATCTGAAAGATTGTGGCGCCACAGCGATTCTGGATCATGAACTTCAGCTGTTTGCTGATCAGTTTACGCCGGTAAGTAACGTAATGATCCCCACGGGAGAAATTCGGCCCGTAAAAGGTACGCCACTGGATTTTTCTCATGCTATGCCTATCGGCGCGAGAATTCATAGCCAGGATGAACAAATCAGATTTGGCAATGGTTATGATCATAATTATGTGGTCAACAATCAGGAAGACGAGCTGGCGCTTGTCGCAAGGGTAACCGAAAAATATACAGGCAGGGTAATGGAAGTATTCACCACAGAGCCTGGCGTACAGTTTTATACAGGGAATTTCCTTCAGGGTCGTAAGCCCGGCAAGTATGGGATTATCTATCAGAACCGATCAGGCTTTTGTCTGGAAACCCAGCATTTCCCCGATTCCCCCAACCAGCCTGCGTTTCCTTCCACTGTCTTAAATCCTGGCGAAATGTACAGGAGTACAACTATTTATGGATTTGGAACTGAAAAATAA
- a CDS encoding AAA family ATPase — MFSKQIYVAATSQHVGKTTSTLGLLATLRDSGINVGYCKPVGQQYIDVGSSRADKDALLFSTVMGFDLVPELHSPVILGDGATTAYIDNPRQYNYGNRILKASKILNQNYDVMVYEGTGHPGVGSVVGLSNAKVAKLLRAGLIMVVEAGIGKTIDSLDLNLSVFEQKKIPVIGVIINKALPSKIDKIQYYVGKVLKERGLPLLGILPYEEELGQIIMRTIVKGIGATVTQNEGYLDNKVKDIIAGSLIDLTQLKNFNNQLLVVSVKRLEDALRKLSQVTRLMDTDESPLSGIIITGEGEPSEEYNKYFEDHKIPVLRSMMDTYEVVMKISRIEVKINTRTPWKVRKAVELFKTHINLTPIMESLGV, encoded by the coding sequence ATGTTTTCAAAACAGATTTACGTTGCGGCTACCAGCCAGCATGTAGGTAAAACTACTTCTACCCTGGGGCTGCTGGCCACTCTCCGGGATTCCGGAATTAACGTGGGTTATTGTAAACCCGTCGGCCAGCAATATATTGATGTGGGTTCCAGCCGGGCTGATAAAGATGCCTTACTTTTTTCTACCGTGATGGGTTTTGACCTTGTGCCGGAATTGCATAGCCCCGTGATACTTGGCGACGGGGCAACTACGGCATACATCGACAACCCCCGGCAATACAATTATGGCAACCGGATTTTGAAGGCTTCCAAAATCCTGAACCAAAACTATGATGTCATGGTCTATGAAGGGACCGGACACCCCGGTGTCGGAAGTGTCGTCGGACTCTCCAACGCAAAAGTAGCGAAGCTGCTGCGCGCAGGGCTGATCATGGTGGTAGAAGCCGGTATAGGCAAAACGATTGATTCGCTGGATCTTAATCTCTCTGTATTCGAGCAGAAAAAAATCCCGGTCATTGGGGTGATTATCAACAAGGCGCTGCCTTCCAAAATAGATAAAATTCAGTACTATGTGGGCAAGGTACTCAAGGAACGCGGCTTGCCGCTCCTCGGTATTTTGCCTTATGAAGAAGAATTGGGGCAAATTATCATGCGCACCATTGTAAAAGGAATTGGTGCGACTGTTACACAAAACGAAGGATATCTGGACAACAAAGTCAAAGATATTATTGCCGGCTCATTGATAGATTTGACACAATTGAAAAATTTTAACAATCAGCTTCTGGTCGTAAGTGTCAAAAGACTAGAAGATGCCTTGCGGAAACTCAGCCAGGTCACCCGACTGATGGATACCGATGAGTCTCCGCTGAGCGGTATTATTATCACAGGTGAGGGAGAGCCTTCGGAAGAATATAATAAGTATTTTGAGGACCATAAAATTCCTGTTCTTCGCTCTATGATGGATACATATGAAGTGGTAATGAAAATCTCCAGAATTGAGGTTAAGATCAATACACGCACCCCCTGGAAAGTGAGGAAAGCGGTCGAACTGTTTAAAACACATATAAATCTTACCCCAATTATGGAATCTCTGGGGGTATAA
- a CDS encoding SDR family oxidoreductase: protein MKILVIGATGRAGRLLVEYSLEKGHDVTAFARNMEDYPIQHPRLSLVTGDVLYPSLIDAGVQGQDIVLSVIGIRQFGGPITLLSTGIKNIIGVMEKRGVKRLLTITGAGILQETEDLLIMESLSFPPNLQNISMDHQRVYEGLAASNLDWTLVAPAFMHNGDRTGKYVVKADYYPPRTRNEVSVEDVADFITAEMTENKFLRKRVGIAHPLDL from the coding sequence ATGAAGATTCTCGTCATAGGGGCAACAGGAAGAGCTGGAAGGTTGCTCGTCGAATATTCACTTGAGAAAGGGCATGATGTAACTGCATTTGCCCGCAATATGGAGGATTACCCCATCCAGCATCCTCGCCTTTCACTTGTGACGGGTGATGTTTTGTATCCCTCCCTGATTGATGCAGGGGTGCAGGGACAGGATATTGTACTTTCCGTTATTGGCATCCGCCAGTTTGGCGGCCCGATTACCCTCCTCTCTACAGGTATTAAAAATATCATAGGTGTCATGGAGAAGCGAGGGGTAAAGCGGCTGCTGACGATTACGGGCGCAGGTATTTTGCAGGAAACCGAAGATTTGCTGATTATGGAAAGTCTGAGTTTCCCTCCCAATTTGCAAAACATATCCATGGACCATCAGCGGGTGTATGAAGGGTTGGCTGCAAGCAATCTGGACTGGACGCTGGTCGCTCCGGCGTTTATGCATAATGGAGACCGAACCGGGAAATACGTTGTAAAAGCAGACTATTATCCCCCTCGTACCCGAAATGAAGTCTCCGTAGAAGATGTCGCTGATTTTATTACTGCGGAAATGACGGAAAACAAATTTCTCAGGAAAAGAGTTGGAATAGCACATCCTTTAGATCTCTAG
- a CDS encoding NADPH-dependent F420 reductase: protein MKVGIIGTGNIGLSLGKALTKKGYKVMFASHSLARANEAAGEMEHNAVGGTVASTIHYGEIIFLAVPYKSIEDVLRNSDSFQGKVVVDCTNPLIMGNPAELAIGFTTSAAEQIAKMIPAARVVKAYNTAFAQHIANGPYFGPNDASMFYCGDDADAKASVARLIEATGFEPVDCGPLSSARLLEPMAVLIVRLGNNMGMGSEIAFKLLKRD, encoded by the coding sequence ATGAAAGTAGGCATTATCGGAACCGGAAACATAGGTCTTTCCCTGGGAAAGGCCCTTACAAAAAAAGGTTATAAAGTCATGTTTGCCTCTCATTCTCTGGCAAGAGCCAATGAAGCTGCCGGGGAAATGGAGCATAACGCCGTGGGAGGCACGGTAGCCAGTACCATTCATTACGGAGAAATCATTTTTCTCGCAGTACCTTATAAGTCTATTGAGGATGTGCTGCGCAATTCAGATAGTTTTCAGGGAAAAGTGGTCGTAGATTGTACAAACCCTCTGATTATGGGCAATCCTGCAGAACTCGCCATCGGGTTTACCACTTCCGCTGCAGAGCAAATCGCAAAAATGATCCCTGCTGCCCGGGTAGTCAAAGCATACAATACCGCTTTTGCCCAGCATATTGCAAACGGTCCATATTTTGGCCCCAACGATGCTTCTATGTTTTACTGCGGAGATGATGCCGATGCGAAGGCGTCTGTTGCCAGATTAATTGAAGCTACTGGTTTTGAACCCGTCGATTGTGGCCCGCTTAGCAGCGCCCGCCTGCTTGAGCCTATGGCGGTGCTGATCGTTCGCCTCGGCAATAATATGGGAATGGGCAGTGAAATTGCCTTCAAACTCCTGAAGCGGGACTAG
- a CDS encoding glutamine synthetase III yields MNPRFRALHLIQTRQPVPPTDQSRRPSELFGENVFTRAKMKQYLSEEVYRSLKESIEQGQTLDRKIAGPVANAIKSWSLDKGATHFTHWFQPLTGRTAEKHDSFLEISDGEPIDKFSGDELSQQEPDASSFPSGGLRTTFEARGYTAWDCSSPVFIFETTYGKTLCIPTIFVSYTGQALDYKIPLLRSIRMLDKAATEVCRYFDRKVRHVSPTLGIEQEYFLIDRCYYDLRPDLILTGRTVFGAASARGQQLDDHYFGSIPERVFAFMNELEQECHRHGIPLRTRHNEVAPAQFECTPQFENLNVAVDHGLMVMDLIDRTARKHNLAALLHEKPFAGMNGSGKHNNWSLMTDTGKNLLAPGSNPKENLMFLTFFVTVIKAVHEYADLLRASIASPGNDHRLGASEAPPAIMSVFIGSQLSRVLNDIENPPRRKKNDHVSELMHLGISEIPELLIDNTDRNRTSPFAFTGNKFEFRAVGSAMNSSAPMTILNVIVAAQLQDFVQRVASKINRGRKQEAAILDIIREYIETSKSIRFEGDGYSPEWEKAAGKRNLKNIRFTPHALDALLEEKVVKLFTEAEVFSADELKARHEVLVENYLNKVRIEADIIEELAMTSLLPVAVNYQGQLLKNIARARAVNISPVAVASQEKLAEKLGEQINAVISGVAEMNKARAFAAKTNSTRLIAQAYAERVVPVFALIRAQIDAMEGLVPDENWPLPKYREMLFVR; encoded by the coding sequence ATGAACCCGCGGTTTAGAGCGCTTCATCTGATCCAGACCAGGCAACCTGTGCCACCGACCGACCAGTCACGCCGGCCCAGTGAATTGTTTGGGGAGAATGTGTTTACCCGGGCAAAAATGAAACAATACCTCTCCGAAGAGGTGTACCGCTCGCTCAAAGAAAGCATTGAACAGGGACAAACGCTGGATCGGAAAATTGCAGGTCCGGTAGCAAATGCCATAAAATCCTGGTCTCTTGACAAAGGGGCTACGCATTTTACCCACTGGTTTCAGCCGCTTACTGGTCGAACCGCAGAAAAACACGATTCTTTTCTGGAGATATCGGACGGCGAACCGATCGATAAATTCTCTGGTGACGAACTCAGTCAGCAGGAACCAGACGCTTCTTCTTTTCCCAGTGGAGGGCTTCGCACGACGTTTGAAGCCCGGGGCTATACAGCATGGGACTGCAGCTCCCCGGTTTTTATTTTTGAAACTACCTACGGAAAAACCCTCTGTATTCCCACCATTTTTGTGTCTTATACCGGGCAGGCGCTGGATTATAAAATCCCGCTGCTTCGCTCCATAAGGATGCTCGATAAGGCGGCCACAGAAGTCTGCCGTTATTTCGACCGAAAGGTCAGACATGTCTCTCCTACACTCGGCATTGAACAGGAATATTTCCTGATTGATCGCTGCTACTACGACCTTCGCCCTGATCTGATACTTACCGGGCGAACCGTTTTTGGTGCAGCTTCTGCCCGTGGACAGCAACTCGATGACCATTATTTTGGCTCTATCCCGGAGCGTGTTTTTGCTTTTATGAATGAGTTGGAACAGGAATGCCACCGGCATGGTATTCCTCTGCGTACCCGACACAATGAAGTCGCTCCCGCTCAGTTTGAATGTACGCCTCAGTTTGAAAATCTTAATGTGGCGGTGGACCATGGCCTGATGGTAATGGATCTCATAGACCGTACCGCCCGAAAACACAACCTGGCAGCACTTCTGCACGAAAAGCCATTCGCCGGAATGAATGGCTCCGGTAAACACAACAACTGGTCCCTGATGACTGATACCGGGAAAAACCTTCTGGCCCCCGGATCAAACCCCAAAGAGAATCTTATGTTTCTGACATTTTTCGTGACAGTCATCAAGGCTGTACATGAATATGCAGACCTCCTGCGGGCAAGTATTGCTTCTCCCGGCAATGACCACCGTCTGGGTGCCAGCGAAGCGCCTCCGGCTATTATGTCGGTGTTTATTGGCAGCCAGCTTTCCCGCGTTCTCAACGACATTGAAAATCCTCCCCGAAGGAAAAAAAACGATCATGTAAGCGAACTGATGCATTTGGGCATCAGCGAAATTCCTGAATTGCTCATCGATAATACTGACCGCAACCGAACTTCTCCGTTTGCTTTCACTGGTAATAAATTTGAGTTTCGGGCCGTGGGTTCTGCTATGAACAGTTCGGCACCGATGACCATCCTCAATGTAATCGTCGCAGCACAGTTGCAGGATTTTGTTCAGCGTGTAGCGAGCAAGATCAATCGGGGACGCAAACAGGAGGCGGCAATTCTCGACATTATTCGCGAGTATATCGAAACCAGTAAAAGTATCCGGTTTGAAGGTGATGGATATAGCCCGGAATGGGAAAAAGCCGCAGGGAAACGAAACCTGAAGAACATACGGTTTACGCCTCACGCACTGGATGCATTGCTGGAAGAAAAAGTAGTAAAGCTTTTCACTGAGGCAGAGGTCTTTTCTGCCGATGAATTAAAAGCCCGCCACGAGGTATTAGTCGAAAACTACCTTAATAAAGTGCGTATTGAGGCAGATATTATCGAAGAATTAGCCATGACAAGTTTGCTGCCTGTAGCAGTTAACTATCAGGGCCAGTTGCTTAAAAATATCGCCCGTGCCCGTGCAGTGAATATTTCTCCAGTGGCTGTAGCTTCACAGGAAAAGCTCGCCGAAAAACTCGGCGAACAAATCAATGCCGTCATAAGCGGAGTAGCGGAAATGAATAAAGCCAGAGCTTTTGCTGCAAAAACAAATTCTACCCGCCTGATCGCCCAAGCCTATGCCGAACGGGTCGTTCCTGTATTTGCCCTTATCCGCGCACAGATAGACGCGATGGAGGGACTTGTGCCCGATGAAAACTGGCCACTTCCCAAATACCGGGAAATGTTATTTGTCAGGTAA
- a CDS encoding DUF2281 domain-containing protein has product MDNLNLEILANIQQLPPELRENVSDYVSFLLFQREQARNKHKEPHYVAEIDSGAGIFLLDESLEEPFKLYKQFKSDIT; this is encoded by the coding sequence ATGGATAATTTGAATCTCGAAATTCTTGCTAATATCCAGCAATTACCGCCTGAACTTCGGGAAAATGTATCTGACTATGTCAGTTTCCTCCTCTTTCAAAGAGAACAAGCCAGAAACAAACACAAAGAACCGCACTACGTTGCTGAGATTGATAGCGGAGCCGGAATATTTTTGTTAGATGAGAGTCTGGAGGAACCTTTCAAACTGTACAAACAGTTTAAATCTGATATTACCTGA